A window of Hyperolius riggenbachi isolate aHypRig1 chromosome 1, aHypRig1.pri, whole genome shotgun sequence contains these coding sequences:
- the CD180 gene encoding CD180 antigen yields the protein MLLLLYPLLCRIFHGTEGTPCIEVTVSRSYDCEGLGLQEVPDSVPNTTEILDFSFNFLLAVYHFTFSRLEKLEYLDLARCGIAWLYSDAFSNHSKLNTVILTGNSILYIDETAFLGATSLRHLYLQETSVSDLGLLPVKSLSNLETLHLGSNFISSIELPDNIAVTKLKTLNFELNSIRRISAEDAKVLKQINNLTLILRGNDIEYIEPNSFNISNFYSLDLTGCARETDLSSILKGLHGLTTETLGIGTYADMDVQMDTFPSTIDCLCNISINELSLQFRAFDYQSSKSFPCLSKTQKLDFTSTDLYSLPEFGTENKLKELILSHNKLKTLCSPSVDTYRLVTLLHIVGNSDPLDFGDGCLKSLSNLQYLDLSHNLFVLPTCCSSHFSGLNSLVSLNLSYGSDLTLSSPAFPHNSKIEVLDLSHGRLKTGEAFSPFSNLVALKVLNVSRSYMNTSNTGILEGLENLSVLNMAGSSFENGILKNDNLFLKTLQLETLILSQSKLSGIEDQSFQQLRQLKHVDLSFNNLTVFNPRLFVNLTYAFLNYAHNSITIIPIELVEHIPPDMIIDLSHNPIDCSCANIDFLSWYKVHTQLFLDRQNTVCGTPSSLEGTELSKVTLYCVSSALRIVVIIAGILITITLIIVFARLSRKRFYSSI from the exons GTGACAGTTAGCAGGAGTTATGACTGCGAGGGGCTGGGACTACAGGAAGTTCCTGACAGCGTTCCCAACACCACTGAGATTCTGGACTTCAGCTTTAACTTTCTGCTGGCAGTTTACCACTTCACTTTCAGCAGACTCGAGAAACTGGAATATTTAGACCTAGCAAG GTGTGGTATTGCCTGGCTATACAGTGATGCTTTCAGTAACCATTCCAAGCTAAATACAGTCATACTTACTGGAAACAGTATCCTGTACATTGACGAAACAGCATTTTTAGGAGCAACGTCCCTTCGCCACCTTTACTTGCAGGAAACATCTGTCTCCGACTTAGGGCTTTTGCCTGTGAAAAGTTTGTCTAATTTGGAAACTTTGCATTTGGGAAGCAACTTCATCTCCTCTATAGAACTCCCTGATAACATTGCTGTCACTAAACTGAAGACCTTGAATTTTGAATTAAATTCTATAAGAAGAATATCAGCAGAAGATGCCAAGGTTCTCAAGCAGATCAACAATTTAACCCTAATTTTGAGAGGAAACGACATTGAGTACATTGAACCAAACTCTTTCAACATAAGCAACTTCTACTCTTTAGATTTGACTGGTTGCGCCAGGGAAACAGATCTATCATCCATCTTAAAAGGCCTGCATGGCCTAACCACTGAAACTCTAGGTATTGGCACTTATGCTGATATGGATGTTCAGATGGATACATTCCCCTCAACCATAGATTGTCTTTGTAACATTTCAATCAATGAGCTGAGTCTGCAGTTCAGAGCGTTTGATTATCAATCATCTAAATCATTTCCTTGTCTGAGTAAGACACAGAAACTGGATTTCACCTCTACGGATCTTTATAGTCTTCCCGAGTTTGGCACAGAAAACAAGCTAAAGGAACTCATATTAAGCCATAATAAGTTGAAGACGCTTTGCAGCCCAAGCGTGGATACTTACCGGCTGGTCACTCTTCTTCATATTGTTGGGAACAGTGACCCGTTAGATTTTGGAGATGGATGCTTAAAAAGTCTATCTAACCTTCAGTACCTGGACCTAAGCCACAATCTGTTTGTACTGCCCACATGCTGTAGCTCTCATTTCAGTGGACTAAACAGTCTCGTCTCCTTGAACCTAAGCTATGGCAGTGACCTGACTTTAAGTAGCCCAGCATTTCCACACAACAGCAAGATAGAGGTACTCGACTTGTCACATGGTCGTTTAAAGACTGGAGAAGCATTCAGTCCTTTCAGCAATTTAGTAGCTTTAAAAGTTCTCAACGTGTCTAGAAGTTACATGAATACCAGCAATACAGGAATTCTTGAAGGTCTTGAGAATCTTTCAGTCTTAAATATGGCAGGTAGTTCGTTTGAAAATGgcattctcaaaaacgacaacctATTTCTAAAAACATTACAACTTGAAACCCTTATACTATCTCAAAGCAAGTTAAGTGGCATAGAGGATCAGTCATTTCAACAGCTGAGACAGCTGAAACATGTGGATCTAAGTTTCAATAATCTAACAGTGTTTAATCCAAGATTGTTTGTGAACTTGACATATGCATTCTTAAATTATGCCCATAATTCCATCACAATCATACCAATTGAATTGGTGGAACATATTCCACCTGATATGATCATTGATTTAAGTCACAACCCCATAGACTGTTCTTGCGCGAATATTGATTTTCTATCCTGGTATAAAGTTCATACCCAGTTGTTTTTAGACAGGCAAAACACAGTGTGTGGAACCCCATCTTCATTGGAAGGTACAGAGCTATCTAAGGTGACTTTATACTGTGTAAGCTCTGCATTACGTATCGTAGTAATCATTGCCGGTATATTGATAACCATTACTCTAATAATAGTCTTTGCAAGACTTTCCAGGAAAAGATTCTATTCTTCCATTTAG